In Candidatus Syntrophoarchaeum caldarius, a single window of DNA contains:
- a CDS encoding fumarate hydratase, with product MSVRIEKDSLGKREVPADAYYGIHTVRSLENFTFSERRFQPEFIVSLAIIKLAAARTNRKLGFLDPEKAEAIEKACLEIIEGDERFNDQFPLDVFQAGSGTSTNMNINEVIANRACEMLGRNRGMREVVHPNDDVNRGQSTNNVIPTAIRITALRLMDELTDSLRKLSRSFRQKSEEFEDVIKSGRTHLQDAVPITLGQEFHAYHTAIEKGIRRLEGATAGLHYLGIGGNAVGTGINTHPDFRAGVVSEISSITGIDFATPEDGIEITQFLTDIAEFSSAMKLVSLDINKIANDLRLLGSGPRTGLYEIVIPAVEPGSSIMPGKVNPSILEAVNMVSLTIQGNDLVVSNAVQAGQLELNTHMPIIAFCLIDSMKLLTRIGLIMATRCVDGITANRRRCRSYFEESLALATILNPYIGYDEAAEVAKKALAEGKTIREVVLELGIMNEDELESILNIEKLRSPAYKRKSVNVPKD from the coding sequence ATGTCTGTCAGAATCGAGAAGGACTCACTTGGAAAGCGAGAAGTTCCAGCAGACGCATATTATGGAATACATACAGTAAGATCGCTCGAGAATTTCACATTCTCTGAAAGAAGATTCCAGCCTGAGTTTATCGTTTCACTTGCTATCATAAAACTTGCTGCAGCGAGAACAAATCGTAAACTTGGATTTCTCGACCCCGAAAAGGCAGAAGCAATTGAGAAAGCGTGCCTTGAGATAATTGAAGGCGATGAGAGATTTAATGATCAGTTTCCACTTGACGTCTTTCAGGCAGGCTCCGGAACATCGACAAATATGAACATCAATGAGGTCATCGCAAACCGAGCATGTGAGATGCTTGGCAGGAATCGAGGTATGCGGGAGGTCGTGCACCCGAATGATGATGTCAACAGAGGTCAATCAACGAACAATGTTATCCCAACTGCGATTCGTATAACTGCACTGAGACTGATGGATGAATTAACCGACTCACTCAGGAAACTCAGCAGGAGCTTCAGGCAGAAGTCAGAGGAGTTTGAGGATGTTATAAAGTCAGGAAGGACACATCTTCAGGATGCGGTCCCGATCACACTTGGTCAGGAATTTCATGCATATCATACAGCAATCGAGAAAGGTATCCGACGGCTTGAAGGTGCTACAGCAGGCTTGCACTACCTGGGGATTGGCGGTAACGCGGTTGGAACAGGAATAAATACACATCCTGACTTCAGAGCGGGCGTTGTGAGTGAGATCTCATCGATAACAGGTATAGATTTTGCAACACCAGAGGATGGTATCGAGATCACACAATTTCTAACAGATATCGCAGAATTTTCCTCAGCCATGAAACTTGTGAGCCTTGATATCAATAAGATCGCAAATGATCTGCGGCTTCTTGGTTCAGGTCCAAGAACCGGGCTTTACGAGATTGTGATACCTGCTGTTGAGCCAGGATCGTCGATCATGCCCGGCAAGGTCAACCCATCAATCCTTGAAGCAGTAAATATGGTATCGCTGACGATCCAGGGAAATGATCTTGTGGTCTCAAATGCAGTACAGGCGGGACAGCTTGAGTTGAATACTCACATGCCAATCATCGCTTTCTGTCTCATCGATTCAATGAAACTTCTCACCCGCATAGGTCTCATTATGGCAACGCGATGTGTGGATGGCATCACAGCAAACAGAAGACGGTGCAGGTCATACTTTGAAGAAAGTCTCGCGCTTGCAACTATCCTGAACCCTTACATCGGTTATGATGAGGCAGCAGAGGTTGCAAAGAAGGCACTCGCAGAAGGGAAAACGATACGTGAGGTGGTACTTGAGTTGGGAATCATGAATGAAGATGAACTTGAATCGATACTTAA